One genomic window of Mucilaginibacter sp. SJ includes the following:
- a CDS encoding pyridoxal phosphate-dependent aminotransferase, which yields MSSTINRRNWIKSSAFMAGGLAFFSGTIGKLAAMPARVFKPLTRGLTDQEAITNAGFELKARLLANENPFGPSATVKKAIQDAIDKSYQYPFMQLSQIYGKIAAYEGVNSNNILMDAGSTPLLLAAAMHFTKGGKSVITGDPSYDDLPGRAQALEGKWVKVPLTSDYKLDLDAMEAKVDDNTGLVYICNPNNPTATVVDTEKLKAFCERVSKKTTVFVDEAYIDYLPDPKAVSMISSVKAGNNVIVARTFSKLYGFAGLRLGYIISQPDTIKTFEKYTTQAWSISATTLAAAIAGYREDAFLKETLEKTNASKEYLYSVLKKEGYEYIPSSANFVMFPLKMDGKKFVGEMMKRGVGIRNWQFNGKDWCRVSIGRMDEMEAFADAFKQLS from the coding sequence ATGTCAAGTACAATTAACCGCAGAAACTGGATCAAGTCCAGCGCATTTATGGCCGGGGGACTGGCCTTTTTTTCAGGAACAATTGGTAAGCTGGCAGCCATGCCGGCCCGTGTATTTAAGCCCTTAACCCGCGGCCTAACCGACCAGGAAGCTATTACCAATGCAGGCTTTGAATTAAAAGCAAGGCTCCTGGCCAACGAGAATCCGTTTGGCCCATCGGCTACAGTAAAAAAAGCCATTCAGGATGCCATTGATAAAAGTTATCAGTACCCTTTTATGCAGCTGTCTCAGATTTATGGGAAAATTGCTGCGTATGAAGGTGTAAACTCAAATAATATACTGATGGATGCGGGGTCAACTCCGCTTTTACTTGCTGCTGCCATGCATTTTACTAAGGGGGGTAAAAGCGTAATCACCGGCGATCCTTCATATGATGACCTGCCAGGCAGGGCACAGGCGCTTGAGGGAAAGTGGGTAAAAGTGCCCCTGACCTCCGATTATAAACTTGACCTGGACGCTATGGAAGCGAAGGTTGATGACAATACCGGTTTGGTTTATATATGCAATCCCAATAACCCTACCGCTACTGTGGTTGATACCGAAAAGTTAAAGGCCTTTTGCGAGCGGGTATCAAAAAAAACAACCGTTTTTGTCGATGAGGCTTATATAGATTACCTGCCTGATCCGAAAGCTGTAAGTATGATCAGTTCTGTTAAAGCGGGTAATAATGTGATAGTTGCACGTACCTTTTCAAAACTTTATGGCTTTGCCGGCTTAAGGCTCGGGTATATTATATCACAGCCGGATACCATCAAAACATTTGAAAAATACACTACCCAGGCCTGGAGTATTAGCGCAACTACACTCGCCGCCGCCATAGCTGGTTATCGCGAAGACGCATTTCTGAAAGAAACCCTGGAAAAAACAAATGCTTCTAAGGAGTACCTGTACTCGGTGCTTAAAAAAGAAGGATATGAATATATTCCTTCATCGGCGAACTTTGTCATGTTTCCGCTTAAAATGGATGGCAAAAAATTTGTCGGCGAAATGATGAAGCGCGGCGTAGGTATCCGTAACTGGCAGTTTAACGGCAAAGACTGGTGCCGCGTAAGCATTGGCCGCATGGACGAAATGGAAGCCTTCGCCGATGCGTTTAAACAACTGTCGTAG
- a CDS encoding flavin monoamine oxidase family protein, producing the protein MKTITRRDFLSKGAMLAGGAYPAMLALGLLKPSPAHAFNLEGSGKGKHIVILGGGLAGMTCAYELGKLGYQCTILEARQRTGGRCFSIRNGSTNTETDKPTATARFDAGQYFNAGPSRIPHNHELTLHYCKELGVPIQVYNNVNEGAYYFAEGKGPLSNKKIKVREVHNDIRGYMTEMLAKSIDHGSLDSSFTKEDGEKIIEYLQAEGGLDIDKLYKASARRGYTETPGAGDKPGKIADPHKLVDLLHSGLMGPDFYNVAEYTYELQMTMFQAVGGMDQIAKALEKKVASSIKMGAEVTTVNNVADGVKITYKDAAGEHVLNGDLCICTIPLPVLSNIGNNFSGDVSRAIDYISYNQTGKIGLQFKRRFWEEDEHIYGGITHTNNDLTQIFYPSYDYLGKKGILIGYYNFNEKAQKIGALGYAEREKFALEKGRLIHPQYDKEFENSFSVSWHKTKYNLGGWAVYTTETRKTQYPVLLKPDKQVYFAGEHLTYLNAWMAGAFESARSTVAAVHARVTGQRTQYPVQK; encoded by the coding sequence TTGAAAACTATTACCCGCAGAGACTTTTTAAGTAAAGGTGCTATGCTGGCTGGCGGAGCCTATCCCGCTATGCTTGCCCTTGGCTTATTGAAACCGTCGCCCGCACATGCCTTTAACCTGGAAGGCAGCGGCAAAGGAAAGCATATTGTTATTTTAGGTGGCGGTTTGGCCGGTATGACCTGCGCCTATGAGCTTGGCAAGCTTGGCTATCAATGTACCATTTTGGAGGCGCGGCAACGTACAGGCGGTCGCTGTTTCAGTATCCGCAACGGAAGTACCAATACCGAAACTGATAAACCAACGGCTACAGCCCGCTTTGATGCCGGCCAATATTTTAATGCCGGCCCGTCGCGCATTCCGCATAATCATGAGCTTACGCTGCATTACTGTAAAGAGCTGGGGGTACCCATCCAGGTTTATAACAATGTAAACGAGGGCGCTTATTATTTTGCCGAAGGCAAAGGGCCTCTATCCAACAAAAAGATAAAGGTTAGGGAGGTGCATAATGATATCCGTGGTTATATGACGGAAATGCTTGCTAAAAGCATTGACCACGGCAGTCTCGACAGTAGTTTTACCAAAGAGGATGGCGAAAAGATCATCGAATACCTGCAGGCCGAAGGCGGGTTGGATATTGATAAATTGTACAAAGCATCGGCCCGACGGGGTTATACCGAAACACCAGGAGCCGGCGACAAGCCCGGCAAAATTGCCGATCCGCATAAACTGGTAGATCTGTTGCATTCAGGCTTAATGGGCCCCGATTTTTATAACGTGGCTGAATATACTTATGAGCTGCAGATGACCATGTTCCAGGCCGTGGGCGGTATGGATCAGATAGCTAAAGCATTGGAGAAGAAAGTAGCCTCGTCAATAAAAATGGGAGCGGAGGTTACTACTGTTAATAACGTAGCCGATGGCGTTAAGATAACTTATAAAGACGCCGCGGGAGAGCATGTATTAAATGGCGACTTGTGTATCTGTACCATTCCGTTACCCGTGCTAAGCAATATTGGCAATAATTTTAGCGGCGATGTTAGCCGGGCTATTGACTATATCAGCTATAACCAAACCGGAAAGATAGGCCTGCAGTTTAAACGCAGGTTTTGGGAAGAGGATGAGCATATCTACGGTGGTATAACGCACACTAACAATGATTTAACGCAAATATTTTACCCGAGTTATGATTATTTAGGAAAAAAGGGTATCTTGATTGGATATTACAACTTTAACGAAAAAGCGCAAAAGATCGGCGCTTTAGGCTACGCCGAAAGGGAGAAGTTCGCACTGGAAAAAGGCAGGCTGATCCACCCGCAATATGACAAGGAGTTTGAAAACTCGTTTTCGGTAAGCTGGCATAAAACCAAATATAATTTAGGCGGATGGGCGGTGTATACTACCGAAACCCGTAAAACACAATACCCGGTACTGTTAAAACCCGATAAGCAGGTATATTTTGCAGGCGAGCATTTGACATACCTGAATGCCTGGATGGCCGGGGCCTTTGAATCGGCCAGGAGCACGGTTGCCGCCGTACACGCAAGAGTTACAGGTCAGCGTACCCAATATCCGGTTCAAAAATAA